The following are encoded in a window of Gossypium raimondii isolate GPD5lz chromosome 13, ASM2569854v1, whole genome shotgun sequence genomic DNA:
- the LOC105783829 gene encoding RNA-binding protein Y14, translated as MAGADVEAVDFEPEDDDLMDEDAAAGDASPQASMPKLKSAITGGASVSLSGPKKTKGRGFRQDDADRHSHLASRDFDSIGSDGGPGPQRSIEGWIILVTGVHEEAQEDDLHNTFGEFGEIKNLHLNLDRRTGFVKGYALIEYEKFEEAKNAISAMDGAELLTQTMNVDWAFSNGPSVGASKRKNMRAGRTHRSRSPRRRY; from the exons ATGGCGGGTGCTGACGTGGAGGCCGTGGATTTCGAGCCGGAGGACGACGACCTCATGGACGAGGACGCCGCCGCCGGTGACGCCTCACCTCAAGCCTCCATGCCTAAGCTCAAGTCTGCCATCACTGGCGGCGCTTCCGTTTCTCTTTCTGGCCCTAAGAAGACTAAAGGCCGTGGCTTCCGCCAGGACGACGCCGATCGTCATTCCCATCTCGCCTCCCGTGACTTTGACTCTATCGGCTCTGACGGTGGCCCCGGTCCCCAGAGAT CTATTGAAGGATGGATAATTTTGGTCACTGGTGTACATGAGGAAGCACAAGAGGATGATTTGCACAATACATTTGGTGAATTTGGTGAGATCaagaatttgcatttaaatctTGATCGTCGCACTGGATTTGTCAAG GGATATGCACTGATTGAATACGAAAAGTTTGAAGAAGCAAAGAATGCCATATCTGCAATGGATGGAGCAGAACTTCTTACGCAGACTATGAATGTTGATTGGGCCTTTAGCAATGGACCCAGTGTTGGAGCCTCTAAGAGAAAAAATATGAG AGCTGGACGGACACATCGCTCGCGAAGTCCTAGGAGAAGATACTAA
- the LOC105783917 gene encoding splicing factor 3B subunit 6-like protein, whose translation MATISLRKANTRLPPEVNRVLYVRNLPFNISSEEMYDIFGKYGAIRQIRIGTSKETRGTAFVVYEDIYDAKTAVDHLSGFNVANRYLIVLYYQQAKMSKKFDQKKKEEEIAKMQEKYGVSTKDK comes from the coding sequence ATGGCAACAATCAGTCTCCGCAAGGCCAACACTCGGCTGCCGCCGGAAGTCAATCGTGTGCTCTACGTTCGTAACCTTCCATTCAACATATCAAGCGAGGAGATGTACGATATCTTCGGCAAATACGGAGCCATCCGCCAAATACGTATCGGAACGAGCAAAGAAACCCGCGGCACCGCTTTCGTGGTCTACGAGGATATCTACGATGCCAAAACGGCGGTGGATCATCTATCGGGTTTCAATGTAGCGAATCGGTACTTGATCGTGTTGTATTACCAGCAAGCTAAGATGAGCAAGAAGTTCGAtcagaagaaaaaggaagaggAAATCGCTAAGATGCAAGAGAAATACGGCGTTTCTACTAAAGATAAGTGA
- the LOC105784546 gene encoding calcium-dependent protein kinase 17, which yields MGNCCTRGDGSDKLEKAAAGYGNGDADPTVTSHQTSYRTAPSSQGASTVGKQSKPAPMGPVLGRPMEDVKATYTIGKELGRGQFGITHLCTHKTTGEQFACKTIAKRKLSSKEDVEDVRREVQIMHHLTGQPNIVELKGAYEDKHAVHLVMELCGGGELFDRIIAKGHYTERAAASLLRTIMQIVHTFHSMGVIHRDLKPENFLLLGKEENSPLKVTDFGLSVFFKPDEIFKDIVGSAYYIAPEVLKRKYGPEADIWSVGVMLYILLSGVPPFWAESENGIFNAIIKSHVDFSGKPWPSISHQAKDLVKRMLNPDPKRRLTAAQVLSHPWIKEDGEAPDTPLDNAVLSRLKQFKAMNQFKKVALKVIAGCLSEEEIRGLKEMFKAMDTDNSGTITLEELRQGLAKQGTKLSEYEVKQLMEAADADGNGTIDYDEFITATMHMNRMDREEHLYHAFQHFDKDNSGYITTEELEQALREYGINDSTDIKQILSEVDADNDGRINYDEFVAMMKKGNPEPNPKKRRDVVV from the exons ATGGGAAACTGTTGCACTCGCGGAGACGGCAGCGATAAGCTAGAAAAAGCTGCCGCAGGATACGGCAATGGCGACGCGGATCCCACCGTTACTTCACATCAAACTTCTTATAGAACCGCACCGTCGTCTCAAGGAGCTTCCACCGTCGGCAAACAATCAAAACCTGCACCGATGGGACCGGTTTTAGGTCGACCAATGGAGGACGTTAAAGCCACTTACACCATCGGAAAAGAACTAGGTCGTGGTCAATTTGGGATTACCCATTTATGTACCCATAAAACGACAGGCGAGCAGTTCGCTTGTAAGACGATAGCGAAACGGAAGCTATCGAGCAAAGAGGATGTGGAGGATGTAAGGCGGGAGGTTCAAATAATGCATCATTTGACGGGACAACCTAATATCGTGGAATTGAAAGGGGCGTATGAGGATAAACACGCCGTTCATTTGGTGATGGAATTGTGCGGCGGCGGGGAATTGTTCGATCGGATTATTGCTAAAGGGCATTATACCGAACGGGCGGCGGCGTCTTTGCTCCGGACGATTATGCAGATCGTTCATACGTTTCATTCAATGGGGGTTATACATAGGGATCTTAAGCCTGAAAATTTCTTGTTGTTGGGCAAAGAAGAGAATTCTCCCCTTAAAGTTACTGATTTTGGCCTATCAGTGTTTTTTAAGCCAG ATGAAATATTTAAAGACATAGTTGGGAGTGCATATTATATAGCACCTGAAGTTTTAAAGAGGAAATATGGACCTGAAGCCGATATTTGGAGTGTTGGTGTCATGTTGTACATCCTTCTTTCAGGCGTTCCTCCTTTCTGGGCCG aatcGGAAAATGGGATATTCAATGCAATAATAAAAAGCCACGTGGATTTCTCGGGCAAACCTTGGCCGTCGATTTCACATCAAGCAAAAGATCTTGTGAAGAGGATGCTAAATCCAGATCCCAAAAGGAGGTTAACAGCTGCCCAGGTTCTAA GTCATCCATGGATTAAAGAAGATGGTGAAGCACCTGATACACCACTTGATAATGCAGTGCTAAGCAGGCTCAAACAGTTCAAAGCAATGAACCAATTCAAGAAAGTTGCTTTGAAG GTGATTGCAGGGTGTTTATCAGAGGAAGAAATAAGGGGATTGAAAGAAATGTTTAAGGCAATGGACACAGATAACAGTGGAACCATAACACTTGAAGAACTCAGGCAAGGTCTAGCTAAACAAGGCACTAAATTATCTGAATATGAAGTTAAACAACTCATGGAAGCT GCTGATGCAGATGGTAATGGCACAATAGACTATGATGAGTTCATAACAGCCACAATGCATATGAACAGAATGGATAGAGAAGAACATCTCTACCATGCTTTCCAGCACTTTGATAAAGACAACAGCgg GTATATTACGACAGAAGAACTAGAGCAAGCTCTACGTGAATATGGCATAAATGATAGCACAGACATCAAGCAAATCCTTTCTGAAGTTGACGCTGACAAT GATGGAAGGATAAACTATGACGAATTTGTGGcaatgatgaaaaagggaaatCCCGAACCGAACCCGAAGAAGCGACGCGATGTAGTCGTTTGA
- the LOC105783152 gene encoding disease resistance protein At4g27190: MDEANIAWNLVRALIKPIKRETSFIILYKRKAANRDSKVRQLKFKWETVQSAVTLATRNGQEIIQVVKDWQDRARPIAEEPEKALGEEPKCFFGWFPNLKYRYEVSKKAEEDGLVIDKLLDEASGFKDKVAHPFDPQVRWATPSECYMAFESREAVVNQVLVALKDATLKVIGVYGVAGIGKTTLITQVAKMVKANKVFDWVALSSVTQTPDVETIQAEIADCLGLNFEEESVKGRATKLRHRLSKEKNVLVILDDIRTSLNLNDVGIVCGDHQHRGCKILLSSRDPNVLCEMNVDKSFKVDVLKEEEAWNLFDKMVGDRVKDPSERSKAHDVCRGCRGSPLSIVTTANALKKKDFSEWESASKQLTTHPSSAVELSFNHLANDELKSAFQLCSLMPYKPTIFDMLKYGTAFGLFQGITTVEGAIQRLHRLVQNLKSSCLLFDGRMAEEFAMHEVIREVAASIASREGKMFLMRNEIGQRELPNAGRLRNCTAISLFYNDFVILPDQLECPQLKVFQLYDNNPVLRISDQFFSKMEALEVLDVKGMKHLSSLPSSLSSLGDLQTLCLESCVLQHLAMVEKMKKLEILSFNNSIIEELPKEIGELTQLKVLNLDNCSKLRAIPPNVISNLSRLEELHIGNSFAQWEDEQTTQRHASLSELNHLPDLTSLNLHIPDYRNMPKRFFFKKLQRFKILIGNTWDWSDKHEASRILKLKLNESIHMNDGVQILLKRTEVLYLDDLKYVEDLLYDLDESTTGFPQLKYLHIQNGPGLKHIVNLTDKVTLDVFPVLESLYLHNLINLEKICNAQLEMQPFAKLRVINVGSCSQLKNLFSFSIARGLQQLQEVQVVDCKNMVEIITGGRGRDVGDNETTTTIEFEQLQSLTLQQLPKLISFNASSTTATLFNNKVTFPKLKSLKLSSISTLQIWQEQLLSVPNCIQSLTSITVEDCGNLKFLLSSSMVASLEQLIHLEISECKLVEAIIEETKMEERMEKILFPNLHSLKIKGLPQLTRFCSGKAVQFPSLKQLQIEHCPKLGTFISNFVKNEIRPLFDENVAFPSLEKMLISQLSSLKMLWNDQLPKNSFSELKTMEVEYCLQLQTIFPFNMVEKFQRLQTLVINDCVSLEEVFDFQRLNIKENKTEVAIPLKKLYLFNLPQLKHVWSKDPQERISFKNLTSVYVFGSESLKSLFPASVARGLQELESLEIDTCGVEQIVAMDVTPQPETRFVFPKLAFLQLWRLEKLRSFYPGVHSTEWPMLKRIVTYHYGDMKMFTSELLGTRQTRTVSQPLFLVEKVVQNLDELTLDSRDISMLSDENVFRPDLFSSIKVLQVHCYHQESAILPFGFIQNFTNLDNLNVGCCKFRELFPSERLVGDPRKPLGTLSGIRTLKLVLLSNLRHIWKPNSRPDLIPPYLESLVVWNCNRLISLAPPSSSFSNLTTLDIWKCHGVKHIISSSTAKTLTKLTKMSVRECDEVTEIVANDEDETLTDIVFSKLVCLELNKLPMLLYFDSGSYALKFPLLEVITLSQCPSLIEFHTRNELSTPKLKKVWQTEEMDQSCWEGDLNATVSEKMVLGTRRRDHGYRRKIDLT; encoded by the exons atggacgAGGCTAATATAGCTTGGAACCTTGTTAGAGCTCTCATTAAACCCATCAAACGTGAAACTAGTTTCATCATTCTCTACAAGAGAAAGGCTGCGAACCGTGACAGTAAAGTTAGGCAACTGAAATTCAAATGGGAGACAGTGCAATCTGCTGTTACTCTTGCAACAAGAAACGGTCAAGAAATCATACAGGTGGTGAAGGACTGGCAGGACCGAGCTAGACCCATAGCTGAGGAGCCTGAGAAAGCCTTGGGTGAGGAACCTAAGTGTTTCTTTGGTTGGTTTCCAAATTTGAAGTACCGGTACGAGGTCAGCAAGAAAGCAGAGGAGGATGGATTGGTCATTGACAAGCTTCTAGATGAAGCAAGTGGATTCAAAGACAAAGTTGCTCACCCTTTTGATCCACAGGTGAGATGGGCGACACCCTCCGAGTGTTACATGGCGTTTGAATCGAGAGAGGCGGTTGTGAACCAGGTTCTGGTGGCACTAAAAGATGCTACTTTGAAGGTCATTGGTGTGTATGGTGTAGCTGGCATTGGGAAGACTACACTCATCACACAAGTGGCTAAAATGGTTAAGGCAAACAAGGTGTTTGATTGGGTAGCTCTTTCAAGTGTAACTCAGACACCAGATGTTGAGACCATTCAAGCAGAGATTGCAGACTGTCTTGGTCTCAACTTTGAAGAGGAGTCAGTTAAGGGAAGAGCCACCAAGCTAAGACATAGATTGAGTAAGGAGAAAAATgttttggtaattttggatgacaTTCGGACAAGTTTAAACTTGAATGATGTTGGAATTGTATGTGGAGATCATCAGCATAGAGGGTGTAAGATACTGCTATCATCAAGAGATCCCAATGTCTTATGTGAAATGAATGTTGACAAATCGTTCAAAGTCGATGttctaaaagaagaagaagcctGGAATCTGTTCGATAAAATGGTCGGTGATAGAGTTAAAGATCCCAGTGAACGGTCCAAAGCTCATGATGTATGTAGGGGATGCCGGGGCTCGCCACTTTCCATTGTAACAACTGCAAATGCCTTGAAGAAGAAGGATTTCTCTGAATGGGAATCCGCTTCGAAACAGCTAACGACTCATCCTTCCTCGGCTGTAGAGTTGAGTTTCAATCATTTAGCTAATGATGAACTTAAATCTGCTTTCCAGCTTTGTAGTCTTATGCCATACAAGCCTACCATTTTCGACATGTTGAAATATGGTACGGCTTTCGGTTTGTTTCAAGGAATTACAACAGTGGAAGGAGCGATTCAGAGACTACACAGATTGGTACAAAACCTCAAATCCTCATGTTTACTATTTGATGGTCGAATGGCTGAGGAATTTGCAATGCATGAAGTGATTCGAGAAGTTGCTGCATCAATAGCATCCAGGGAGGGAAAAATGTTCTTGATGAGAAATGAAATTGGACAAAGAGAGTTGCCGAATGCTGGTAGGCTAAGAAACTGCACCGCAATCTCGCTGTTTTACAACGATTTTGTTATACTTCCTGATCAACTCGAATGTCCACAACTTAAAGTTTTTCAACTTTACGACAACAATCCCGTTTTGAGAATCTCCGATCAGTTCTTCTCGAAGATGGAAGCATTGGAAGTCTTAGACGTGAAAGGAATGAAGCATTTGTCATCGTTGCCTTCATCACTCAGTTCATTGGGAGACCTTCAAACTTTATGTTTGGAGTCATGCGTTTTGCAGCACTTGGCAATGGTTGAAAAGATGAAGAAACTCGAAATCCTTAGCTTCAACAATTCCATCATAGAAGAGTTGCCTAAAGAAATAGGGGAATTGACTCAGCTAAAGGTGTTAAACTTGGATAATTGCTCCAAACTGAGAGCGATTCCCCCTAATGTAATATCAAACCTGTCTCGACTGGAAGAACTACATATCGGTAACAGTTTTGCTCAATGGGAGGATGAACAAACAACACAGCGCCATGCTAGCCTCAGTGAGTTGAATCACTTACCTGATCTAACCAGTTTAAACTTGCATATTCCTGATTATCGTAATATGCCGAAGAGATTCTTCTTCAAGAAGTTGCAAAGATTCAAGATATTGATAGGAAACACATGGGATTGGTCAGACAAGCATGAAGCCTCAAGAATATTGAAGCTCAAGCTCAATGAAAGCATTCATATGAATGATGGGGTTCAAATACTGTTAAAGAGAACTGAAGTTTTGTATCTAGATGATTTGAAGTATGTTGAGGATTTGTTATATGATTTGGATGAGAGTACAACAGGCTTTCCACAGCTGAAGTATCTCCATATCCAAAATGGTCCGGGACTAAAGCATATTGTTAACTTGACTGACAAGGTTACTCTTGATGTTTTTCCTGTCTTGGAGTCATTGTATCTTCATAATTTGATCAACTTGGAGAAGATATGTAATGCTCAGCTTGAAATGCAACCCTTTGCCAAGTTGAGAGTGATAAATGTGGGAAGTTGCAGTCAATTGAAGAATTTGTTTTCATTCTCCATTGCCAGAGGCCTTCAACAACTTCAAGAAGTTCAAGTGGTAGACTGCAAAAACATGGTAGAGATCATTACAGGTGGAAGAGGAAGGGATGTTGGTGACAATGAAACAACAACCACGATTGAGTTCGAGCAGTTGCAATCCTTGACGCTACAACAATTACCGAAGCTTATCAGTTTCAATGCAAGCAGTACTACTGCAACACTCTTCAATAACAAG GTCACATTTCCCAAGTTAAAGAGCTTGAAATTGTCCTCAATTAGCACATTACAGATATGGCAAGAGCAGCTTTTATCAGTCCCTAATTGCATTCAAAGTTTAACCAGCATCACTGTGGAGGATTGTGGTAATCTGAAATTTCTACTATCATCTTCTATGGTAGCCAGTTTAGAGCAATTGATCCATCTAGAAATAAGTGAATGCAAGCTAGTCGAGGCAATCattgaagaaacaaaaatggaGGAAAGGATGGAGAAAATATTGTTTCCAAATCTTCATTCCTTAAAGATAAAAGGCCTTCCACAGTTGACTAGATTCTGCTCAGGAAAAGCTGTTCAGTTTCCTTCCTTGAAACAATTGCAGATAGAGCATTGTCCTAAACTAGGGACATTCATCTCCAACTTTGTGAAGAACGAAATTCGACCTCTCTTCGATGAAAAT GTAGCATTTCCTAGCTTGGAGAAGATGTTAATCTCCCAGTTGAGCAGCTTGAAAATGTTATGGAATGATCAATTACCCAAAAATTCCTTTAGTGAACTAAAAACAATGGAAGTTGAGTACTGTTTACAGCTACAAACCATATTTCCATTTAATATGGTAGAAAAATTTCAAAGGTTGCAGACTCTGGTAATAAATGATTGTGTTTCATTGGAAGAAGTCTTCGATTTCCAAAGGCTCAATATCAAAGAAAACAAGACTGAGGTAGCAATTCCATTGAAGAAACTGTACCTGTTTAACTTACCACAGTTGAAACATGTGTGGAGTAAGGATCCCCAAGAAAGGATCAGTTTCAAGAATCTGACCTCTGTATATGTTTTCGGATCTGAGAGTCTGAAAAGCCTATTTCCGGCCTCGGTTGCAAGAGGCCTCCAGGAACTCGAAAGTCTTGAAATAGACACTTGTGGGGTGGAACAGATTGTTGCAATGGATGTAACTCCTCAACCAGAAACTAGATTCGTGTTCCCTAAACTAGCCTTTCTACAACTTTGGAGACTCGAAAAACTCAGAAGTTTCTATCCGGGAGTTCATTCAACTGAATGGCCGATGTTAAAAAGAATCGTGACCTACCATTATGGTGATATGAAGATGTTCACTTCAGAACTTCTTGGAACTAGGCAGACACGAACTGTTTCTCAGCCGCTCTTCTTGGTTGAAAAG GTAGTTCAAAACTTGGATGAACTTACATTAGACAGTAGAGACATCTCAATGTTAAGCGACGAAAATGTCTTTCGACCTGACCTATTCAGCAGTATAAAAGTTCTGCAAGTGCATTGTTATCATCAAGAATCAGCTATTTTACCATTTGGATTCATCCAAAACTTCACCAATTTAGACAACCTTAATGTTGGTTGTTGTAAATTCAGAGAGCTCTTCCCATCCGAGAGACTGGTCGGCGATCCGAGAAAACCTCTCGGGACACTATCAGGAATTCGTACCTTGAAGTTGGTACTCCTTTCGAATCTGCGTCATATATGGAAGCCAAACTCGAGACCGGACCTAATTCCTCCCTATCTTGAATCTCTGGTAGTTTGGAATTGTAACAGGTTGATCAGTTTGGCACCACCATCTTCATCGTTCTCAAATCTCACCACTTTGGATATATGGAAATGTCATGGTGTGAAGCATATAATTTCGTCATCTACTGCCAAAACACTTACAAAACTCACCAAAATGAGTGTAAGAGAGTGTGATGAAGTGACTGAAATTGTTgcaaatgatgaagatgaaacATTGACAGACATTGTTTTCAGTAAACTTGTCTGTTTGGAGCTAAATAAACTGCCCATGCTCCTATATTTTGACTCAGGGAGTTATGCCTTGAAATTCCCATTATTGGAAGTTATAACACTGAGTCAATGTCCGAGTTTGATTGAATTTCATACGAGAAACGAATTAAGCACTCCAAAGCTAAAGAAGGTTTGGCAGACAGAAGAAATGGATCAAAGTTGTTGGGAAGGCGACCTTAATGCCACTGTCTCCGAGAAAATG GTTTTAGGTACAAGAAGAAGAGACCATGGTTATAGGAGGAAGATCGATTTAACGTGA